The Pelodiscus sinensis isolate JC-2024 chromosome 5, ASM4963464v1, whole genome shotgun sequence genome includes a region encoding these proteins:
- the MBOAT4 gene encoding membrane-bound ghrelin O-acyltransferase MBOAT4, with protein MDYCPLESSLAGQRDKVPRGTCLIGRLYLLLLAGGGLLACAAMGPYALLLFLPAVCSVVIFHSVSPRQVHTCAFVLQMSWQTLCHLALHYREHYLPGASCLRLTIALSSLMLQTQKVTSLALDIHEGKVTIASEGREMLLRALPLCSYLLFFPALLGGPLCSFRRFEAQIQCSGASRPAPVLRAVGQKVLHALALHLLRTALRDSAAPLARMTDCAGFGCVYVMWRSALLFRLAYYSQWALDEALLHAAGFGLQLGHHPGGGVDLSDADIWTLETTHRVALFTRTWNKSTTRWLRRLIFQRSPAHPLGATFAFSAWWHGLRPGQVFGFLCWAAVVEADYRIHPFLRSLAKSWQATVLYKALAWVQTQLTIAYITAAVETRSLTALWLLAASYNSFFPLLYGASLLCLPARARDK; from the exons ATGGACTACTGTCCTCTGGAAAGCAGCCTGGCTGGCCAGCGGGACAAGGTCCCAAGGGGCACCTGTCTCATTGGGAGGCT GTACCTCTTGCTCCTGGCGGGAGGCGGCCTGCTAGCGTGCGCTGCCATGGGACCGTACGCCTTGCTGCTCTTCCTCCCCGCCGTCTGCTCCGTGGTCATTTTCCACTCCGTCAGCCCGCGGCAGGTCCACACCTGCGCCTTCGTGCTGCAGATGTCCTGGCAGACCCTCTGCCACCTGGCCTTGCACTACCGAGAGCATTATCTGCCAGGAGCCTCCTGCCTCAG GTTGACAATCGCCCTCTCTTCCCTCATGCTGCAGACCCAGAAGGTCACGTCGCTGGCTCTGGATATCCACGAGGGGAAGGTGACAATTGCCTCTGAGGGCAGGGAAATGCTGCTGCGGGCACTGCCTCTATGCAGCTACCTGCTCTTTTTCCCGGCCCTGCTGGGAGGCCCCCTGTGCTCCTTTAGGAGATTTGAGGCGCAGATCCAGTGCTCAGGTGCTTCCCGCCCCGCGCCCGTGCTGAGAGCTGTGGGCCAGAAAGTCCTtcatgccctggctctgcacctgcTGAGAACGGCCCTGAGGGACAGCGCGGCCCCACTGGCCCGCATGACGGACTGCGCTGGCTTTGGCTGCGTCTACGTCATGTGGCGTTCCGCCCTCCTCTTCAGACTGGCGTATTACTCCCAGTGGGCGCTGGACGAGGCTCTCCTCCACGCAGCCGGCTTTGGGCTGCAGCTTGGCCACCACCCCGGCGGAGGGGTAGACCTCTCCGACGCAGACATCTGGACCTTGGAGACGACCCACCGCGTCGCCCTCTTCACCAGGACCTGGAACAAGAGTACGACCCGGTGGCTGAGGAGACTCATCTTCCAGCGcagcccagcccaccccctgGGGGCCACCTTCGCCTTCTCAGCCTGGTGGCACGGGCTCCGCCCAGGGCAAGTCTTTGGCTTCTTGTGCTGGGCCGCGGTGGTGGAGGCCGATTACCGGATTCACCCTTTCCTCCGCTCCCTCGCAAAGTCCTGGCAGGCCACAGTGCTGTACAAGGCCCTGGCCTGGGTCCAGACGCAGCTGACCATTGCGTACATCACGGCCGCCGTGGAGACGAGGAGCCTCACTGcgctctggctgctggctgcctccTACAACAGCTTCTTCCCTCTGCTGTACGGGGCTTCGCTGCTCTGCCTGCCCGCGAGAGCAAGAGACAAATGA